The Pedosphaera parvula Ellin514 genome has a segment encoding these proteins:
- the plsY gene encoding glycerol-3-phosphate 1-O-acyltransferase PlsY, with amino-acid sequence MILTYIITALVAYLLGSIPTGYLVGRAKGLDLRTMGSGNIGATNAFRILGKGPGIFVLLVDGLKGWVSVAWAGILVYRLMQGGARPDAQTSEYLRIIGGVCAILGHNYTCWLKFKGGKGIATSAGVLAGLIPIAFLAGLITWIVVCVLTKYVSVASITAAAVLPFATMFGGYSRLMIGIATFMAALAIYKHKGNIERLRKGTENKFGAKKAPPGAKG; translated from the coding sequence GTGATTTTGACCTACATCATTACTGCGCTGGTGGCTTATTTGCTGGGATCAATTCCCACCGGGTATCTGGTGGGCCGGGCTAAAGGCCTTGATCTACGCACCATGGGAAGCGGGAATATCGGCGCGACGAATGCGTTTCGTATTCTGGGCAAGGGACCGGGCATTTTCGTGCTGCTGGTGGATGGATTGAAAGGGTGGGTGTCGGTGGCGTGGGCGGGAATATTGGTTTATCGATTGATGCAGGGCGGGGCTCGACCGGATGCACAGACCTCTGAATACCTGCGCATCATCGGAGGCGTTTGCGCGATCCTGGGACATAATTACACCTGCTGGCTGAAGTTTAAGGGTGGCAAAGGCATTGCGACTTCGGCGGGAGTGTTGGCGGGGTTGATTCCCATTGCATTTTTGGCGGGATTAATAACCTGGATTGTCGTTTGTGTCCTCACGAAGTATGTTTCCGTGGCTTCGATCACAGCAGCGGCGGTGTTGCCGTTTGCAACGATGTTCGGTGGATACAGCCGATTGATGATTGGGATTGCGACCTTCATGGCGGCACTGGCCATCTACAAACATAAGGGAAATATAGAACGATTGCGTAAAGGAACTGAAAATAAGTTTGGCGCCAAAAAGGCACCGCCAGGAGCAAAGGGATGA
- a CDS encoding Gfo/Idh/MocA family protein, whose amino-acid sequence MSQTIKVAVIGTGSLGKEHVRIYAELAKAGQVDLVGVYDSFPETAQKIAAKNGTRSFSSIAEAATASDALSLVTPTTTHFDLAKELLLQGKHVLVEKPMTDNAAQATELVQIAQQKNCVLQVGHVERFNPVFNYLETVATHPRFIETHRLSPYPARSTDIGVVLDLMIHDLDVVLAFVKSPVTSVDAVGIPVLSKSEDIANARLRFANGCVANLTASRVSPERMRKIRVFSGGAMTSYVSLDYRAQEGFIYRIAREGEEESSLLKKLLSAKDSTIVSEFGGKRIVREPVPIEKVEPLKVELQSFVNCVHARQEPVVSGKSAKQALDLAFEITRQIQEGIAKLG is encoded by the coding sequence ATGTCTCAGACCATCAAAGTGGCTGTAATTGGAACCGGTTCGCTCGGTAAGGAACACGTCCGCATTTATGCCGAGCTGGCCAAGGCTGGCCAGGTGGATCTTGTCGGTGTTTACGATTCGTTCCCGGAAACAGCCCAGAAAATCGCCGCCAAAAACGGCACTCGGTCCTTTTCTTCCATCGCCGAAGCCGCCACTGCCAGCGATGCCTTGAGCCTCGTCACTCCCACCACTACTCACTTTGATCTCGCCAAAGAGTTGCTTCTGCAAGGCAAACACGTCCTCGTCGAGAAACCGATGACCGACAACGCCGCTCAGGCAACCGAACTCGTCCAGATTGCTCAACAAAAAAATTGCGTCTTGCAAGTCGGCCACGTGGAACGTTTCAACCCTGTCTTCAATTATCTCGAAACCGTCGCCACGCACCCGCGCTTCATCGAGACCCATCGACTTTCTCCTTATCCCGCTCGCAGCACTGATATTGGCGTCGTCCTGGACCTCATGATCCACGACCTTGATGTCGTGCTCGCCTTCGTGAAATCTCCGGTCACCAGCGTCGACGCCGTCGGCATTCCGGTGCTCAGCAAATCCGAAGATATCGCCAATGCCCGCCTGCGTTTCGCCAATGGTTGCGTGGCGAATCTTACTGCCAGCCGTGTGAGTCCCGAACGCATGCGCAAAATCCGGGTGTTCAGCGGTGGCGCCATGACCAGCTATGTCTCCCTGGATTATCGTGCTCAGGAAGGTTTTATTTACCGCATCGCCCGTGAAGGCGAGGAGGAATCCTCCCTGCTTAAAAAACTGCTCTCCGCCAAGGACTCCACCATCGTCAGCGAGTTCGGCGGCAAACGCATTGTCCGCGAACCCGTCCCCATCGAGAAAGTCGAACCGTTGAAGGTCGAACTCCAAAGTTTCGTCAATTGCGTCCATGCACGACAGGAACCGGTGGTGAGCGGAAAATCCGCCAAACAGGCGCTCGATTTGGCTTTCGAGATCACCCGCCAGATTCAGGAAGGAATTGCAAAGTTAGGCTAA
- the lpxB gene encoding lipid-A-disaccharide synthase: MSPRRIMVIAGETSGDMLAADLVTALRTQTTAESNDSANPLKPRAGLALEFFGAGGSRMAAAGVEIAVDMSPHAVTGLWEVLKRYGKFKQLLNTLFQLALDRKPDLIICVDYSGFNRRLAAKIKNYLRSSPGTSSNWNPKIIQYVSPQVWASRPGRANEMPSAYDLLLTIFPFEKDWYTARVPQLKVEFVGNPILDRFKAAAGTINPNKPSAGPLLLLLPGSRLGELKQHLPVLLPALELIRSKRPDVQARMILPDESLLNQTHSMELPADLEVQIGNLADSLAQADVALASTGTVTMECAYFGVPTVAMYKTSWLTYQIGRRLITVDYMAMPNILANEPVFPEFLQYEATPENISRAALELLEDKSRQLEIKGKLRKVIASLGETGASFRAAEALLKFLA, from the coding sequence ATGAGTCCCAGGCGCATCATGGTGATTGCCGGTGAAACCAGCGGCGACATGCTCGCTGCCGATCTCGTCACCGCTCTGCGCACACAAACCACGGCGGAATCCAATGATTCTGCGAATCCTTTGAAGCCCCGCGCTGGTCTTGCCCTCGAGTTTTTCGGCGCTGGCGGTTCTCGTATGGCGGCTGCCGGTGTGGAAATCGCTGTGGATATGTCCCCTCACGCAGTAACCGGTCTCTGGGAGGTTCTCAAGCGGTATGGAAAATTTAAGCAGCTTCTAAACACCCTTTTCCAACTCGCCCTCGACCGTAAACCGGATCTCATCATTTGCGTTGATTATTCCGGCTTCAATCGCCGTCTTGCCGCAAAAATAAAGAACTACTTGCGAAGCTCACCGGGTACTTCCTCAAATTGGAATCCAAAGATAATTCAATACGTTTCCCCTCAAGTTTGGGCTTCCCGCCCCGGACGCGCGAACGAAATGCCATCCGCTTACGACTTGTTGCTGACCATTTTCCCGTTTGAAAAAGATTGGTATACCGCCCGTGTTCCTCAGCTTAAGGTGGAATTTGTTGGCAATCCCATTCTCGATCGATTTAAAGCCGCCGCAGGAACCATCAATCCCAATAAACCTTCAGCCGGGCCTCTCTTACTGCTCCTCCCTGGCAGCCGTCTTGGTGAGTTGAAACAACATCTACCGGTCCTGCTTCCCGCTCTGGAATTGATCCGCTCCAAGCGCCCCGACGTCCAGGCTCGTATGATTCTTCCCGATGAAAGTCTGCTGAATCAGACGCATTCAATGGAACTGCCAGCTGATCTGGAAGTTCAGATTGGTAATCTTGCGGATTCCCTGGCTCAGGCAGATGTTGCCCTCGCTTCCACGGGTACCGTAACTATGGAATGCGCATACTTCGGCGTTCCAACGGTCGCAATGTATAAAACCTCCTGGCTTACTTACCAAATTGGCAGGCGTCTTATCACCGTGGACTACATGGCCATGCCTAATATTCTTGCAAACGAACCCGTCTTTCCAGAGTTCCTGCAATATGAAGCAACGCCGGAAAATATCTCGCGCGCCGCTTTGGAACTATTGGAGGATAAATCCCGTCAATTGGAAATTAAAGGAAAGCTAAGGAAAGTAATCGCTTCTTTGGGGGAAACTGGTGCCAGTTTCCGTGCCGCCGAAGCGCTATTAAAGTTCCTCGCATAA
- a CDS encoding YsnF/AvaK domain-containing protein — translation MEGADRGSLKRYIDHDVVDSANNKIGTLECLWSDKTGQPAFLGVKTGWIFGKTHVVPARDAEVNEATSTIRLPFSTDLIKGAPAYDTNWIMDDASERQIYTYYGEERSGLGEKRMETRETRATEVPRFDPELKKEYSGFKEKEAPVLKEKETSVFKEKEAGMEANRIQLHEEELLIGKRQVNVGGVRLRKVVRTETVNKPVELQHEEVIIERVPASEVTPSMAGKEKFFTEQEIFIPLRREEAVIETKDHVREEIRARKVQKVETTQVSGTVRREDVNVEKEGQDVKITQGAGKDQLK, via the coding sequence ATGGAAGGGGCTGATAGGGGAAGTCTCAAACGCTACATTGATCATGATGTAGTAGATAGTGCCAATAACAAGATAGGAACTTTAGAGTGCCTTTGGTCTGATAAGACAGGACAACCTGCCTTTTTAGGGGTAAAAACGGGGTGGATATTCGGAAAAACGCACGTAGTTCCGGCCCGAGACGCAGAAGTCAACGAGGCCACCAGCACTATTCGGCTGCCATTTTCGACGGATTTGATCAAAGGAGCACCGGCTTATGATACCAACTGGATCATGGACGACGCTTCGGAGAGGCAAATTTATACGTATTACGGTGAAGAACGGTCCGGCTTAGGGGAAAAACGGATGGAAACAAGAGAAACCCGTGCCACAGAAGTGCCGCGGTTCGATCCGGAGCTCAAAAAGGAGTATTCTGGCTTCAAGGAAAAAGAAGCTCCTGTGCTCAAGGAAAAGGAAACGTCTGTCTTCAAGGAAAAAGAGGCCGGCATGGAAGCAAACCGCATCCAACTTCATGAGGAAGAGCTTTTAATTGGCAAACGCCAGGTGAATGTGGGGGGAGTGCGTTTACGCAAGGTAGTGCGCACGGAAACCGTCAATAAGCCGGTGGAATTGCAGCACGAAGAAGTTATCATTGAACGGGTGCCGGCATCGGAAGTAACTCCATCAATGGCTGGGAAAGAAAAATTCTTCACGGAACAGGAAATATTTATTCCCTTGCGTCGTGAAGAAGCCGTAATTGAGACGAAAGACCATGTTCGCGAAGAAATCCGTGCGCGGAAAGTTCAGAAAGTTGAAACGACACAGGTTTCCGGGACAGTGCGCAGGGAAGATGTGAACGTGGAAAAGGAAGGACAGGACGTCAAAATCACGCAGGGGGCAGGGAAGGATCAGCTCAAGTAA